Proteins from a single region of Clupea harengus chromosome 5, Ch_v2.0.2, whole genome shotgun sequence:
- the pkp1b gene encoding plakophilin-1, which produces MTLEPFRSAMSVGQVGDTSLAVPSDIHMRSAQQRVMDQVHTISRSKSRSRVKSGSGITSPISPKSDSVFYDVPSIQTSPNTLKGFTFTNRSAIEIGSMNKGSGFVNGSMNKGSGFVNGSINRGSGFVNGSMDKGSGFVNGSMNKGSGFVNGSINRGSGFVNGSINRGSAHVNGHAKMVVAQDSAFSSRTVNMSRSLSHNSSGRQRNGTGPRVPPVSPTAWHQNKVQMEGYSRASRASRASRASSRSVPDLQQRMVVSGQTQQTRRQFLSSTSSPQIILDGPLPLSAQRGTLSQPNMNQSFVRRPPSNYSNPDSKISASKGKITPVGQTAEGQKVEISMTEAIHYLFSMDENYQLSGASFIQHSTYTEDKTKQQVFLLKGIPPLIALLRSPNPEIQQTASAALRNLVYKNHDNKEEVQRCGGVTEVVQLLKDSQSAETQKHLTGLLWNLSSADSLKADLLKSSLPALTEHVVLPFTDVGNLNNNMDPEIFFNATGCLRNLSSAKLGNRQAMRKTSGLVDALVKYVQTCVSNDNPDDKSVENCLCVLHNLTYQLEAESPQLFTRITALARAPSTTRTSTAGPISCFSTQSNKIQQETYFDYPVMEDNNPKGSAWLFHSKTLQMYLSLLETSDNQSTLEACFGAMQNLTANSGTVSSVLSQTIVQKLNGLRVISQRLKSEDVSLKRCAVSLLGNLSRHPRLHTSMARQALSPLTAFISAGVPNTTEDESEMDETMAAACHTAHTLLKAEQEMSKALLSNSLINSLNNMSHNNNLPMSSKAAALLLYNLWAQKDFQSVLKKKGMHKRAFVNDITTAAHKAVMVID; this is translated from the exons ATGACGCTGGAGCCTTTTAGGTCAGCAATGTCCGTCGGACAGGTGGGAGACACGTCCCTGGCTGTTCCCTCAGACATTCATATGAGGTCAGCGCAGCAGCGAGTTATGGATCAAGTTCACACTATTTCACGAAGCAAGTCCCGAAGCCGTGTCAAAAGTGGATCCGGAATTACGTCTCCCATAA GCCCCAAAAGTGACAGTGTGTTCTATGATGTGCCGTCTATCCAAACATCTCCTAACACACTCAAAGGATTCACCTTCACGAATAGATCTGCCATTGAGATTGGCTCCATGAACAAGGGATCTGGCTTTGTGAATGGCTCCATGAACAAGGGATCTGGCTTCGTGAATGGCTCCATTAACAGGGGATCTGGCTTCGTGAATGGCTCCATGGACAAGGGATCTGGCTTCGTGAATGGCTCCATGAACAAGGGATCTGGCTTCGTGAATGGCTCCATTAACAGGGGATCTGGCTTCGTAAATGGCTCCATTAACAGGGGATCTGCACACGTCAATGGTCATGCAAAAATG GTTGTGGCCCAGGACTCGGCGTTCTCCAGCAGGACTGTGAACATGTCGCGCTCCCTATCCCACAACTCCTCGGGCCGGCAACGAAACGGCACCGGGCCCCGCGTTCCCCCAGTCAGCCCCACGGCCTGGCACCAGAACAAGGTCCAGATGGAGGGCTACAGCCGCGCCAGCCGGGCCAGCCGGGCCAGCCGGGCCAGCAGCCGCAGTGTGCCGGACCTTCAGCAGAGGATGGTGGTTTCGGGTCAAACCCAGCAGACCCGGAGGCAGTTTCTGAGCAGCACCAGTAGCCCACAGATCATACTGGATGGACCCCTGCCCCTCTCAGCCCAGAGGGGTAccctcagtcagcccaacaTGAACCAGAGCTTTGTCAGGCGCCCGCCCTCAAACTACTCCAACCCTGACTCCAAGATATCAGCGTCCAAGGGCAAAATAACGCCAGTGGG GCAGACGGCTGAGGGACAGAAGGTGGAAATCAGCATGACAGAGGCCATTCATTACCTGTTCAGTATGGATGAGAACTACCAGCTGAGTGGGGCCTCCTTCATTCAGCACAGCACCTACACAGAGGACAAGACCAAACAACAG gtgttCCTGCTGAAGGGCATCCCCCCTCTGATTGCCCTCCTCCGGAGTCCCAACCCTGAGATCCAGCAGACAGCGTCTGCAGCCCTCCGTAACCTAGTCTACAAAAACCATGACAACAAGGAGGAGGTGCAGCGCTGTGGGGGCGTGACAGAGGTGGTCCAGCTGCTGAAGGACAGCCAATCAGCAGAGACCCAGAAACACCTGACAG GTCTGCTGTGGAACCTGTCCTCAGCAGACTCTCTGAAGGCGGATCTGCTGAAGAGCTCACTTCCGGCTCTCACCGAGCACGTGGTGTTGCCCTTCACAGACGTCGGCAACCTCAACAACAACATGGATCCCGAGATCTTCTTCAACGCTACTGGGTGTCTGAG GAACTTGAGCTCTGCCAAGCTGGGTAACCGTCAGGCCATGAGAAAGACCAGTGGCCTGGTAGATGCACTGGTCAAGTACGTCCAGACCTGTGTGTCCAATGACAACCCTGATGACAAG tcggtggagaactgtctgtgtgtcctgcacAATCTGACGTACCAGCTGGAGGCCGAGTCTCCCCAGCTCTTCACGAGGATCACCGCTCTGGCCCGCGCCCCCAGCACGACCAGAACCAGCACCGCCGGGCCCATCAGCTGCTTCAGCACCCAGAGCAACAAGATCCAACAGGAG ACCTACTTTGACTACCCAGTGATGGAGGACAACAATCCTAAAGGTTCCGCCTGGCTGTTCCACTCCAAAACACTACAGATGTACCTGAGCCTGCTCGAAACCAGTGACAATCAGTCCACACTAGAGGCCTGCTTTGGAGCCATGCAGAACCTCACGGCCAACTCAGGAACC gtgtctTCCGTGTTGAGCCAGACTATAGTCCAGAAGCTGAATGGTCTGCGTGTGATCTCCCAGCGGCTGAAGTCTGAAGACGTCAGTCTGAAGCGCTGCGCTGTGAGCCTCCTGGGGAACCTCTCACGACACCCCCGTCTACACACCAGCATGG CACGTCAGgccctctctccactcacagCCTTCATCAGTGCTGGTGTTCCAAACACGACTGAAGATGAGTCAGAGATGGACGAGACCATGGCCGCTGCCtgtcacactgcacacaccctgCTAAAGGCGGAGCAAGAGATGAGCAAGGCGTTGCTAAGCAACAGTCTGATAAACTCCTTGAACAATATGAGCCACAACAA TAACCTGCCGATGTCCAGCAAAGCTGCGGCTCTTCTCCTTTACAACCTCTGGGCACAGAAGGACTTCCAGAGTGTCCTCAAGAAG